ATTTGGACTGCGTATAGTGACAAAGCAGGCCAGCCCATGGAACCTTCCCTCTGCGGCACCTGCATCTAAGTAAAATGGATCATATATATTAACAATTTGTTAGCTTATATATATTATGCTTATTGCCTAATCATTTGAATTGTTACAGGTGACAAATGATTCGACGGATCAAATGTGATTGTACGAATTGTGGACCAGGGCCAAAATGGAGGACTGGTTTTAGAAACTGATGCTTTTAATGCCATCAATTATTCAATGAAAATTATGGATATTTTTTAATAATAGGTACAGATCTAAGATCTACAATATCAAGAAAAAGATTGCGGAAGGTATCTCTCTGCAAAAACGGTTAGCCTTTAATGGAGAATGTAAGAAAGCAGTTTGTGAGATTGATCTGACTAGCGACACTGAGGAAGACAGATCATTGTGGGCAGACCTTGTAGTGACTGGAAGAGTTGTGGGTCCTAAGTTgacaaacaatgcaatcaaagaatGGATTGCCAAGCGTTGGGGAACGAATCTGGTGGTCAAATTCATACCCAGAGGCTTCTTTGTGGTGGTGTTTGCTGAGAATTCAGAGAGGAATAGAATCTTGTGTCAAGAAAACTGGTTTTTAGGAGATCATACTCAACCGTGGTCTCCAAATTTCGATCCATTACCGCTTGCGGTGTATGATAAACATGTTTGGATTAGATTGTACAATCTCCCCATCGAATATTGGGGAGACATTAGCAAGGAGAACATAGGCCGTTCTTTGGGGACTTTGCTCGAGGACGATGAAGGTATTGTGGAAAAAGATTTGTACATATATGCTTGGTTAAAGATCGCCGCGGTTAAGGAACTTCCATCTTATATCACATTAATCACTTCGAGGGAAAGTGGATACAATAGGTTGAGCTAGTAAAAGAAATATCGGTTTGTAATCGATGTGGTAGTAAATTTCATTTTGAAAGGGAATGCAGGCTTTTTGTGAGGAGAGCCCGGAGAAGATTTTCTCAGAAGGTAAAGTCTAAACAGTTTTGGGTGGAGAAGAACAAACCTCTTCAGAATtttctttgtcttccttctattTTGGGTTCAGGGAAGGAAGTCATTGGGACGATTTTAGGTAATTGCACAGATTCTAGAAAGGAGGTCCTGACGGTTCCGAATCCGGATGTACCAAATTTTGTTGAGCAACTTACAAGAGAGGTGAAGACAAAAGTGGAGATTGCAGAGGCTAGTTCTTCCTCAAGTTCGAAGAAAGAGTATGATATGGGTTGAGAGGATGGTGGAGAATAGAGTGATGGTTTGGACAACCTTGATCTTAGATGTATCAACCAATCTGCTAATGTCCTTTTGGGCAGAGCCAAAGGAAGTAGGGGTAGAAGAAGCCTCAAACAAGTTAGAGAAGATAGAGCCTTTGAAAAAAGGCATAGTTAGTGTACTGGACTTCATCAAAAGATCCAAGGGAGGACGCCCCTCCCTTGGGATTCAATGAAGATTCTTACATGGAACATCAGGGGTTTAATGACCCTTGACAAAAAACGCTTGGTCAATAGGTCTATTAGTAAATTAGACATCGATGTGGCCCTGTTTCAAGAGACCAAGCTAAATGAAGAGAAAGCTAAGGGGTTTTTGAAATCCATCAATAAATGGGATGGGATGTTTCAGACCTCTAGAGGATTTGCTGGGGGTCTAGGTGTATTGTGGAATCCAGTCTTTGTCGATGTCCAACCTGTCACCTCCAATTTTCACTAGATGGCTTGTAGTGTCAAAAGAATCAAAGACCAATTTGAATTTCTTCTTATTAATGTTTACGATCCTACTAAAATGGAAGAGAAGCTTTAGATTTAGAGAGAGGTTTTTTCTCTAGTAGGaactttttcaaataataattttattttagctGAAGACTTTAATGCATTGTTGGAGATGGAAGATAAAGTTGGAGGACTGAAGAAATATTCTAAAGTTATGGACGACTTCAGGGACTTTATTGAGACCATTAAGGTGGTGGACATTATTCTTAAGAATAACAggtttacttggacaaatagaaggcTTAATTTCTCAAACATCTcagaaagattggatagattttttgcTGGTGACTTTTGGATTTTGGGCCAGTTTGATCTTTTCACAATCATTTTCCATTGTtattgaaatagatcaagaaaaGATTAAGCAGAGAAGATACTTCAAGTTTCTTAGTATGTGGTGGAGGGACCTTAGTTTCTTAGATAAGATGAGAGAGTGGTGATCAGAAGCATATATATTTTCAGGCTCCCCAAGTTATTGCTTTGTCATGAGAATGCAATTTTTGAAACACAAgatcaaaatttggaacaaagaatCCTTCAAAAACATCTTCTCTGAAAAATTGAGATTAGAGGAGGAATTGGAGGTGCTTAACTCCAGAGTGATGGCAGTTGGTATGACCAATCACAAATACGAATTGGAAAAGAGTTTGAAAGAGAAATACCTAGAAGGTTTAAAGAGGGAGGATCTATACTGGAAGGACAAATCCAGGGAGTTGTGGATTGCTGAAGGtgatgcaaatgcaattttttttcatgCCTCAGTCAAGGTGAAGAGATTGTTTAATAAGATCTCCATTATTAAGAATGATGGTGATAGATGGTGTGTGTCCTCAGAGGATATTGAACAAGCGACAATTGAGCATTTTGTAGATGTTCTGGGAAAAGATGCTTCTCTAGATTCTATCAACTTCCCTTTGGTGGAGGATTCCATTACAAATTTAGTGTCGGGGGAAGACAACAATATGTTGTTGACCCCGTTTTCCATTGAAGAGGTGAAAGAGGCCACCTTTTCTATCCATCCTCATAAATCTCCTGACCCAGATGGTATAATGACAGAAGTGTTTCAGGCTTGTTGGGATTTCATGCGATCTGACATCTGGATGGTGTTGGAGTTCAAGAAGAGAAGGAAGTTTATTAAGGCCATCAATCATATGATGATAGCTCTTATCCCCAAGAAATAGTGCTGTGAATCTATGTTGGACTTTCTGCCTATATCTCTCTGCAATTCCTTATACAACATTATTGCTAAGGCTATGTCTAGCAGATTGAAGAAGATTCTTCCGAAGCTGATATCAGAAAATCAAAATGGCTTCACGCCAGGTAAAGATATTATGGATAGCATATTTCTGGTGTCAGAAGTCCTTCATTCTATGTTCAAGGATAAAGTGAAAGGCATGGCCATTAAGTTAGATGTTTCAAAAGATTATGATAGGGTAATTTGGAATTTTCTGATCCATGTTCTTAGTAAATTTGGATTTGCCAATAAGTGGTCCGATTGTGTAAAGTTTTGCATCTCCATGGTAAGTTTTTCTCTTTTGGTGAATAGTTCGGTTTGTGGATTTTTTGAGGCTACTAATggtttgagacaaggagatccACTGTGTCCTTTTATTTTTGTGTTGATGGTTTAGGTTCTAAgtaaaaacatcaaaaaatgcaGTAGGATGGGGTTCTGAAGGGGCATTAGAGTTCATCGTCAAATTGATCCTATCACTCACTCCCAATTTGCAGATGGTGCACTCCTTTTCGAGGTTTCTTCTATGGAAGTGGTAGAGGTCATTAAAGCCATGTTAGATGAATTTTCGAGTGCCTCTGGTCAATTTATGAATAAAGAGAAATCGAAGATAAGTTGAAATATCAGATTGGTTCTTTTCCTCTTAAATATCTGAAAATTCCCATCAATGTGGGAGCGAGGCAAACTTAGATCTGGGAAGAAGTGATTAACAAGTGCAAAGCTATAAAAGTCTTGTGGAAGAATCGATGGCGATCCCAAGTGGGTAGGATTCAGATGATTAGGTCCATTCTATCGGCCATGCCAATATACAGTATGGCTTGCTTTAGGATGTCGAGTAGTGCCAACAACAAGCTAGGCAGTCTATTAAAGAGATTTTTGTGGGAAGGAGTGAAGGAGGATAGGAAAATCCCTATAATTAATTGGGACACATCATCTCTTTTAAAGGAAGAAGGTGGAGTTGGGCTTAGGAAGATGGGTCTCCAAAATGTGGCCCTGGGTGCAAAATTGTCTTGGAAAATATACAAAAACCCAAAGAAGCTTTGGTACATAATTATGAAATGCAAATACTTGGACTCAGAGGAGACAAACATAATTTTTACTGTGGCCAATGTAGAGAGATGTTCAACTATCTAGAATTTCCTATGGGAATGTAGGAACCTCATTACTAATCATTTATCTTAGCAAATTGGGAATGCACAGAAAGCCAATTTTGGGTATGATTCATGGGGAGGAGAGCGACCCTTAATAGATGATTTTGAAGATCATGGTTGGGTAACACAAGTTCAGGAGAGTTGTGGGGAGAAAGTACTCAAGTACATCGATGGTCCTGGTTAGGAGGGAGACATTATAGTATGAATGAGAATAGATATAGGTAAGAAGGAGCTTTGTTCCAAATTGGAATCCTTATTGAACCAAAGACTGATGTTCATCACATTGGCAAAGGATAGACTTTCATGGTGTGCCTCTAAATCAAGAGAATATAAGGTTAAATGGGGATATGAAGTGCAAAGGAGCAAGTCAAGAAGTCTAGGTTGGCCATATAAATTATGTTGGCACAAGAGAATTTTACCTAAAGCAGGTGCATATTtgtggatttctttacatgacagaGTGTTCATGGGAAATAGGCTAAAAATAATTGGTATAGCAAGACTGAGTTGGTGTGTCATGTGTATGCGAGATGAGGAATCTACTAACCATCTTTTGTACACTTGTCCAGTGGTGAGTTATTGTTGGGAATGGTTGTTTGATATGGTGGAGTTGAAAATTGTCAGGAATGCAGAGATGAAGGAATTTCTCTCTTCATGGCCTAATTCCTTTAACTCCAAGTGGAGGGATATTTGGCTAGTAGGACCAACTTTGTTAGTTTGGCACATGTGGAAACAAAGGAACAAAAGAATCTTTAAGGAGATCAACCTATCCAATGACAAATTAATCCTCAAGATTAAAGGAGCCATACAGGAAGTAGTAAGTCGCAATTTCAAGGAAAAACATGTGAGAAGACTCATGACTTGGGACAAGGTGATGAAGTCTAAATGGTCATTCAAAGAGACAGGTCAATTTCAGCTTAATGTCAAGATGTTGGATAGGCAGAAGGTCAAATGGAAGGTTCCCGAAAAGGGATGGACCAAACTCAAATTTGATGGTGCTAGTAAAGGTAATCCGGGTAAGGCAGGATTTGGGGTTGTCCTAAGGAATGAGGATGGGTCCTTTATTCCTTAGGACAAAAGGACTTCCACTAACTACACGAAGGCGGTATATATTTTAATTGTTCACTCGGGGTTATATCCAGGTCTGTCAACCATCTTCTCATATGTCTAATGTCAAAAATACACATGATATCCAAGATAgttcttaaaaaaattaaatatatacacCCTTATTTCTCCACTAATATCCAAAATTCCCTTTTTATTCTCTGTCAGCAAAATTTGTAAACTCTTATTGCTTGTCATATCTGATTGAAATTTTTCAATTTACAGTGGTTAATTGAAAAGGAGACAAAGATGACTCTGAGAAACTCATAACATAAATGAGTTATTTCACACTGGTGAGTTCCATATTAAGAATAGTGACTTCATCATAGAAACCAAAATAAGAGCATTGGAAGTTGGATTGGAACTATTTGTGGACAAAGGTCTTTCAAAAGTGATCATTGAAGGAGATTCATAGATTGTCTTTAATGGATTTTCTAATCAAAAGTTCCTCAATTGGAAGCTAAGTAGATAACTTCCCAAAATAAATTGTCCTTTGGAGAGTATTGGGAATTATAGCCTAGTTCACACCCTGAAAGAAGCCAATAAAGAGAAAGATTTTTTGGTGAATTTGGGAGTCGAAACCAAGGAGATTTTTAAGATGATATGTCCTCATGATATTTTGGAGGCTCTTGGTAAGATTTTCTAGATTGATAGGCAGGACCCCTTTGGTGAAGGAATAGTGTGATGATCTTTTCCTCTTTTCTAGTTGTAATAGGTAGTAGGTGTTTGCATTGTATGGTTATGTACATGGAGGGAAATGTGATAAACTAGCACATTTAAGAGAGAGTGTTATACATGGCCAGTTTGTCAGTATGGGGGTGTTAGTAGGAGGTGGTATTTGTACACTTTCCTTGTGTGAGTCAAAGGCACATTTGACATAATATCCCAGGGGAGGAAAACAATGAACATTACATTTAAAATTAGTTTTCATACAAGTATTACTTATTTCAAAAGTATCATGACCAAACCAAGTCACATAATGCATCCTATAATAACTTAACTCATAGTAGACACATGTGATAGATTTgcaaaggaaaagaagaataaCAACTTATTGCCTTGAGAGGAGTTGAATTATATGCTAGATAGTTGAGGATATTTATCTTAAAACcctctattattttattttattatcgtTATTCTTAGTGGTCTTTTATTCTTCTTTTATTTAACTATTATTTTTTCTATCATACTTTGCATCTCTAGTTTAACTCTATGTTTTTTGGTGGCCTTGATCTCAAAGCCCTGGAATTTTTTGGTGATTAGATGATTTTTGATAGTGATGTGTAATGGGTTGGGGCCTTTCCCCACTTAAATTATTCAAAATCATTTTTAACCTTAAATACTCTAGAAGATAAAAATGGTAAGCATGAATTATGACAAAACAACCTTTTGtgctaaaatatttaattatgtgtCAATTTATATTTTCCCAAGGCTTGGCAAGCCCTTCCCTCTTGGAATCATTTTTAAAGTCAACTAATTTATCACCCTCTCTTAGGGAATCCTCTATGAACTTTTAAAATTTATGGGATATTTGACTTCTTTTAACCTTGTACCAATGAAGACTAATAGTAGTAGGGCCTCAATAATGAATAACTTAGTCATGGTTAAGCCAACCGCACTAACTTTAACTTGTCTCAAATTCAAGGAGTTAATGAACTTCTTTGATAGGATTAAATCATGACCTTTTATGGCTATAAAGTAATTGTAAACCCCATCGTAATTGTAAACCCCATCATATTTTTAAATCCTCAAAATACTTTTCTCATTTAGCTTTTAATAGGTGGAAGACTCAACTGTAAGATTCTCACCACcatcaatttattttcttttctcatTTAGCTTTTAATAGGTGCATTTACCAAAAAAAGGAGCAACatgaatatattatttttaaatttatattggcATCTATGATCTTTCAAAGGAAAACTATCATTACAGGAATAGGTGTCCCTAGAGGCTAATGAACGTTTCCAAGCttgaaaaattaataatttttaatctttcaattcaaaATCATGTGTGAAATGAAGAATTGATAGTATCCAATATAgtgaatattatatatttataagtACTCCCTATACTTTTATGTCAATCTAGCCTATCTGTCATTTCAAAGGCTATGATAAATCACAAACTATATTTTCTTTCacatttcatcattttttattattttgaatctCATTTTGAATAGTAGAAGCTAGCTATACAAAGACAGACCAAGTGATCCTTCTAGAAACCATAATATCACTTTTTGTAGAACTGTTTATGGGTTTGACCTCACTGCAAGTGTGTGCTATTTTAAATTGTTCAAACTTCCTTATCTTTCCTAGTTTTTTGCTATGAGATTTATGAGTTCTATGGAATgctaatatattttttaatgaggttcatgaaaaatttaaaataaccCTCTACATGGAGATTTTTGACATTGTTTTAAATTAGATACTTGAATGCATTTGGGTCATGTACCCTTGCATTTGGGTCATGTACCCTTCAtcttcattattatttttatttactaaAAAATTTATGAATCATTCCACTAATTCATTGTGATCATTCATTACCAGTTCTCTTCTTGCACAAAATACCCTCTCTTAGCTTTTGGATCATTATTGAAATTTAGCTTCATCCAACCCTTTACTAACATTttccatccattcaaacaatcttACTAGGCTTTGGAACAACTAGTTCTAAGATAAGCATTCATGTAGATAACCAAAGTGACATAAGATCTCTTCCATAGTTAAATTccaagtttatttatttattgtgatCCCAACAATAATTAAATTCTTAGAGatagattttatttttattaagagaAGTTGTTATGAAAAATTAATATCTTAGAAAACATTGTTATTTCTTTCATTCCATAAGTTCAACATGGCCCATGGGGTAGTGAATTATTGTTATTCCTTCAATCCTTCACCAAAGCAATTTTATATGGAGGATACCAACATAAAAGTACACCCTTAAATCAACAACCGTAGCATAAACCATGTTAAGACGATTTAGTATTATAACCTAGATAAAAACATAAAAGGAAAAATGTAGGAGCATATGGGTTATTATTTCTTAGTTGTGTTTACAAAGTAAGATTTTGCTGGGGAAATAGAAACCCCTATGCTTCATGTTAtcctaattttatatttttttgtgcaAAGTGGCCAAACAAAAGAAGTTGATCTCATGAGCAAGTGAATGGCTCTAGGCCCTAAGCCAGTTGAAAATAATATTGATCTAGATCATGCATTAGAAGTatcttaaagaaaaaaatataattctATGAAGGATGAAGATTCCTTATTCTAACATCCTATTTTGCATCATTCAAGTGAAGCATGGATTATAATTCTATTTTCAGTTTTCCAATTGAAGTATAGAGGCCATTTGACATAACAATATAGCGTTGAGATCTATCCAAGccttctaattttaaaatttaatagagTTGTTTTTGACACCATATTGACATATGTTGGAAAGATAATAATGTAGTTGGAGAATGCAAAAACCCCTAAAAGTTTCTCATCGCTTCACCACACATCTTCCTAGATGTTAATGGTATCTCATCTCCCAAGCTTCCATTTAATACCTTTGATAATGAGGCTCTTAGATTTATAAGGAGATTCTATAGTGTAGATCCTTttgaaattgattgattagtcatgaAATTTTTATTGAGAGAGATTTATTAACAAGACTTAAATATTATAATCCTAGAcctctttttcttttaatttgaaAAACTTATTCTTAGTCATTTAATGCCAACCTtctttattcttctatttttaatCCAAAAGAATTTAAACTATACTCATTCTATCATTTTTGGCCTTAAAGGAAAGTGTTTTGGAATGTGAGATGTAATAAGTAGGGAGGCTATATAGGTAATAATTGAGGAGGAGTAACTTACTAGCATGACCTAACAACTTACCTTTCCAACAAgaaagattttttcaaaatgatattttttaataaTCTCATTCCAAGTTGAGGATTCAGTCATTTTGACCAAAAGAGGAAGAGCATGATAGATAGTAGCCAAGTAATCAATATAAAATCCCAATATAATAGTCATTTTCTTTTGAAGTCTTTTCTCATGCTAAAGAAGAGTCTACTTTTTAATAATTGATATGAAAGTCAAAGACTATAACATGATTATTGGGAATATTCTTCCA
This portion of the Cryptomeria japonica unplaced genomic scaffold, Sugi_1.0 HiC_scaffold_818, whole genome shotgun sequence genome encodes:
- the LOC131030274 gene encoding uncharacterized protein LOC131030274, translating into MAVGMTNHKYELEKSLKEKYLEGLKREDLYWKDKSRELWIAEGDANAIFFHASVKVKRLFNKISIIKNDGDRWCVSSEDIEQATIEHFVDVLGKDASLDSINFPLVEDSITNLVSGEDNNMLLTPFSIEEVKEATFSIHPHKSPDPDGIMTEVFQACWDFMRSDIWMVLEFKKRRKFIKAINHMMIALIPKK